CCGTGGCGCACCGTCGACACGCGACCTACTCCTCGCGCAGCGCGTAGACGAACAACCCGTTGCCGGATGCCACGGCGACGTATTGCCGGCCGTCAATCGCGTAACTGATCGGGCCGTTCGCGATCATCCCGCCGAGCGACCGCATCCAGAGCAGGTCGCCGGTCCGCGCGTCGAGCGCGTGGAAGTAGCCCTCACGGTTGCCGGTGAAGAGCACGTCGGTCGCCGTCGTCAGGATACCGCTGCTCGTGACGTCGGTCATGTCGTACTTCCAGCGTTGCTCGCCGGTCGCCGGATCGATCGCGATGACCGCGCCGGTCCCCGTCGCCTCGGTCCAGGTGTTGATGTGGCCCCGCGCCAGATTCGGCAGCGCGCCGCCCGGGATTGGCGGGGCCGGCCGGCCGCCAAGAAAGACGCGACCCTCGACGTACTCCGCCTCTTCCGCCTCGAAAACCGATCCGTAACCCTCCCACGCCGACAGATAGAACAGGCCCGTTGACGGGCTGTAGGACGGCGAGTACCAGTTGGTCCCGCCCTGAACGCCCGGGTAGGTCGTCGCGCCGGGGGGCTGCGGCGTGAAGATCGGCCGGCCGTTGTCGTCGAGGCCTTCGGCCCAGTTGAGCTCGATGAACGCCTGACCGTTGATGAACTGCCCCGTCTCGCGGTTGAGGACATAGAAGAAGCCGTTCCGGTTGCCGAACAGCATCAGCTTGAGCGTGCTGCCGTCCTGGGCCGGGAAGTCGACGAGCACCGGCACCTGGACGGAGTCGTAGTCGTACGGATCGTTCGGCGTGAACTGGAAGTACCAGTCCAGTTCGCCCGTATCCGGGTCGAGTGCGACCACCGAGTCGGAGTACAGGTTGTCGCCGGGCCGCTGCGCCGGGTTCCAGTCGGGCCCCGGGTTACCGATACCCCAGTAGATGAGGTCTACGTCCGGATCGTAGGAGCCCGTGATCCAGGCCGACGCGCCGCCGTAGCGCCACGAGTCGCCGCCCCACGTCTCATGGCCCGGCTCGCCGGGGCCGGGGATCGTGTAGAACTTCCACACTTCCTCGCCGGTCTCGACGTCGTAAGCCGAGATGAAGCCGCGGATGCCGAACTCGCCCCCCGCCACGCTGACGATGACCTTGTCCTTGACGATGAGCGGCGCGAGCGTCAGCGCGTAGCCGGCCTCGGGGCGCTCGACCGCGGTCTGCCAGATCGGCTGGCCGCTGATCCTGTCGATAGCGATGAGCTGCGCGTCGATCGTCCCCATGAACAGCGTGTCGCCCAGGATCGCCACGCCCCGGTTGACCCGGCCGCAGCAGGGGCGCGACTCCGCGGAGGGCGTGTACTCGTAGCGCCAGAAGACGCGGCCATGCTCGGCATCGACCGCGTACACCGTGTTCGGCGCCTCGGTGAGGTACATCATGCCGTCCACGACGAGCGGCGTCGTCTGGAACACCTGTAGCGAGCGCGCCTGGAACACCCACTGGAGCTCGAGCCGGTCCACGTTGGCCGGCGTGATCTGATCGAGCGTCGTGTAGCGCTGGGCCTCGTAGTTCCCCGAGTAGGTGAGCCAGTTGTGCGGTTCGTCCGCCGCGTTGAGCAACCGCTCGAACGTGACGCCACCCTCCTGCGCCTCCGGCGTGGCGATGGCGAACGGCAGCGAGACGATCAGCAAGGCGGCCGTTGCGGCCAGCGCGCGGGTCGTTGCGGTCATCAGTTGATCCCCCTCAAGGTGAGCAGGAACGCCAGCACGTCGGCACGCTCCTGATCGGTCAGCGTCTCGGCATAGGACGGCATCGCCGATTCAGTCAGGATGGTGTACTCGCGCAGGTCGTCCTTCCGGAGCGACAGCAGCCGCTCGTTCTCGTCGATGATCTGCACCGAGTACGTATCCTCGTTCAGCCGCCGCCCGTTGTAGCGCGTGCCGTCGTTCGTGACGATGCGCACGGAGCGGTTGATCGGCAGCATCGCCTCGGTTGGATTCACCAGCGACGCGGCCAGCGATCCGGCCGTCCGTATCGTGGCGATCGTGCTCAAGTTGGGCGCAACCCGCGATCCGTCGCCGCCGATCCGGTGGCAACTGGCGCAGTCTCCCTTGCCGTTGTAGATCGCTGCGCCGCGTGCGGCGTCGCCGGTCATTGAACCCGCCGGATCG
The DNA window shown above is from Acidobacteriota bacterium and carries:
- a CDS encoding PQQ-dependent dehydrogenase, methanol/ethanol family encodes the protein MTATTRALAATAALLIVSLPFAIATPEAQEGGVTFERLLNAADEPHNWLTYSGNYEAQRYTTLDQITPANVDRLELQWVFQARSLQVFQTTPLVVDGMMYLTEAPNTVYAVDAEHGRVFWRYEYTPSAESRPCCGRVNRGVAILGDTLFMGTIDAQLIAIDRISGQPIWQTAVERPEAGYALTLAPLIVKDKVIVSVAGGEFGIRGFISAYDVETGEEVWKFYTIPGPGEPGHETWGGDSWRYGGASAWITGSYDPDVDLIYWGIGNPGPDWNPAQRPGDNLYSDSVVALDPDTGELDWYFQFTPNDPYDYDSVQVPVLVDFPAQDGSTLKLMLFGNRNGFFYVLNRETGQFINGQAFIELNWAEGLDDNGRPIFTPQPPGATTYPGVQGGTNWYSPSYSPSTGLFYLSAWEGYGSVFEAEEAEYVEGRVFLGGRPAPPIPGGALPNLARGHINTWTEATGTGAVIAIDPATGEQRWKYDMTDVTSSGILTTATDVLFTGNREGYFHALDARTGDLLWMRSLGGMIANGPISYAIDGRQYVAVASGNGLFVYALREE
- a CDS encoding c-type cytochrome — encoded protein: MKPRTLGRRVPAAASLLAFVVAVGAAAEMTATGAAAQEAHAGEYLQADISFGMQVYSANCVSCHGPDGDVVDGVNLRSGQFRNASSDQELMGVISNGIPDTAMLAGDYTASELTGLVAYLRTMGDFDPAGSMTGDAARGAAIYNGKGDCASCHRIGGDGSRVAPNLSTIATIRTAGSLAASLVNPTEAMLPINRSVRIVTNDGTRYNGRRLNEDTYSVQIIDENERLLSLRKDDLREYTILTESAMPSYAETLTDQERADVLAFLLTLRGIN